A single bacterium DNA region contains:
- a CDS encoding Gfo/Idh/MocA family oxidoreductase — protein MSEVRVGLQGCGGMGKGLVSQLITIEGAKLVAGADCFEESRAKFAEEHNVPVFESLSDMLANGGVDAVIVATPNNFHAPNTIEVAQAGKHVFCEKPMALTLQDCQAMIDACKQAGVKLQIGQVLRYIPDFRTAIELVRQGDLGQPRHGLICRYSAPRPDWGHTWRDDPEKVGHYLFEVSVHEIDFMRCVFGKPVAVSGWDVALHGDDRLWARATTGAVEFEGGGMCLIIEGMFNPIGRTEVEISGSEGAVRFQWGKQFQYKSISGQGDWEKPSAELAVGGEDGRRRELREWIEAIANDTPATIPGEEGKANIELALAILESSKRQSRVELPL, from the coding sequence ATGTCGGAAGTCCGGGTCGGTCTGCAGGGCTGTGGCGGGATGGGCAAGGGGCTCGTCAGCCAACTCATCACCATCGAGGGCGCGAAGCTGGTCGCCGGGGCCGATTGCTTCGAGGAGAGCCGCGCCAAGTTCGCCGAGGAGCACAACGTCCCTGTCTTCGAGAGCCTGTCGGACATGCTGGCGAATGGCGGCGTGGATGCGGTCATCGTGGCCACGCCGAACAACTTCCATGCGCCCAACACCATTGAGGTCGCGCAGGCCGGCAAGCACGTCTTTTGTGAGAAGCCCATGGCCCTGACGCTGCAGGACTGCCAGGCCATGATTGACGCCTGCAAGCAGGCGGGCGTCAAGCTGCAGATCGGCCAGGTGCTGCGCTACATCCCGGACTTCCGGACGGCCATCGAGCTGGTGCGCCAGGGCGACCTGGGGCAGCCCCGGCATGGCTTGATCTGCCGCTACTCGGCCCCCCGACCCGACTGGGGCCACACCTGGCGGGACGACCCGGAGAAGGTCGGCCACTACCTGTTCGAGGTCTCGGTGCATGAGATTGACTTCATGCGCTGCGTGTTCGGCAAGCCGGTCGCGGTGAGCGGCTGGGATGTGGCGCTGCACGGCGATGACCGGCTCTGGGCTCGCGCCACCACCGGCGCCGTCGAGTTCGAGGGCGGCGGGATGTGCCTCATCATCGAGGGCATGTTCAATCCCATCGGCCGCACCGAGGTGGAGATCTCCGGCAGCGAGGGCGCGGTGCGCTTCCAGTGGGGCAAGCAGTTCCAGTACAAGTCCATCAGCGGCCAGGGCGACTGGGAGAAGCCGTCGGCGGAGCTGGCGGTCGGCGGCGAGGACGGCCGGCGGCGCGAGCTGCGCGAGTGGATCGAGGCCATCGCCAACGACACGCCCGCCACGATCCCCGGCGAGGAGGGCAAGGCCAACATCGAGCTGGCCCTGGCGATCCTGGAGTCCAGCAAGCGCCAGTCACGGGTCGAGTTGCCGCTCTGA
- a CDS encoding FAD-dependent oxidoreductase, with translation MIFHPSSSWPVAAQRDVIVCGAGPAGIAAACGAGRMGLRTLIVERAGFAGGVATSCCCPYLMGFAAGGRQIVGGLADELVRDMDARGDARFVLPASHTPDTQPIGDRPLLDNIIISLEGFRLAANRLLDRYGVTRLYYASLIGAVTQGDHLAAVAVDRAEGPALYEAQAFVDATGDADLVFRAGGQVRHYPVEQSMTKTILLRVGGVQGFHRPDVEAAFRAAVAAGTVPLPAQDAFMGMALLNPGEVLLNFTLTAGDGVSSADLTRMDDELRQQARLAVGWFRATMPGFADCFLVDTAHRVGVRAGRGIVGQGTITPEDLDGGTEVAEPVAVGTRGYGGHGLTRFAPPWHKHNPGLRSIPWRTLLPVSFGNVAAGGRALSADARVLDAFRLMARCMATGQAAGVSAGLAARVGREIGAVGYSAVRDELEKQRAVLE, from the coding sequence ATGATCTTCCACCCATCGTCATCGTGGCCTGTAGCCGCTCAGCGCGACGTCATTGTCTGCGGCGCCGGGCCGGCCGGAATCGCGGCGGCCTGCGGTGCGGGACGCATGGGGCTGCGCACGCTCATCGTCGAGCGTGCGGGCTTCGCCGGGGGCGTGGCCACGAGCTGCTGCTGCCCGTACCTCATGGGCTTCGCCGCCGGTGGGCGCCAGATCGTGGGCGGATTGGCTGACGAACTCGTGCGCGACATGGACGCCCGGGGCGATGCCCGGTTCGTCCTGCCGGCCTCACACACCCCCGATACTCAGCCCATCGGCGATCGCCCCCTGCTGGACAACATCATCATCTCGCTCGAGGGCTTTCGCCTGGCGGCCAACCGCCTGCTGGATCGCTACGGCGTCACCCGCCTCTACTATGCCTCCCTCATCGGGGCCGTGACACAGGGCGACCACCTCGCGGCCGTCGCCGTGGATCGCGCCGAGGGTCCCGCCCTGTACGAGGCGCAGGCCTTCGTGGACGCCACGGGCGACGCCGACCTGGTCTTCCGGGCCGGCGGTCAGGTCCGACACTACCCGGTCGAACAGAGCATGACCAAGACGATCCTCCTGCGCGTCGGCGGCGTGCAGGGCTTCCATCGTCCCGACGTGGAGGCAGCCTTCCGCGCCGCCGTCGCCGCCGGAACTGTCCCGCTGCCGGCCCAGGACGCTTTCATGGGGATGGCGCTGCTTAACCCGGGCGAGGTGCTGCTGAACTTCACCCTGACCGCGGGCGATGGCGTGTCTTCTGCAGATCTCACCCGCATGGACGACGAGCTGCGCCAGCAGGCCCGGCTGGCAGTCGGGTGGTTCCGCGCCACGATGCCGGGCTTCGCCGACTGCTTCCTGGTCGACACCGCGCACCGGGTCGGGGTGCGCGCCGGGCGCGGCATCGTGGGGCAGGGGACGATCACCCCGGAGGACCTCGACGGGGGCACGGAGGTGGCCGAGCCCGTGGCCGTCGGCACCCGCGGCTATGGCGGGCATGGTCTGACGCGCTTCGCCCCGCCGTGGCACAAGCACAATCCGGGACTGCGCAGCATCCCCTGGCGGACGCTGCTGCCGGTGAGCTTCGGCAACGTCGCGGCCGGTGGGCGGGCCTTGTCGGCCGACGCGCGGGTACTGGATGCCTTCCGCCTGATGGCCCGCTGCATGGCCACCGGCCAGGCCGCCGGCGTATCGGCGGGCCTGGCCGCGCGCGTGGGGCGGGAGATCGGCGCGGTGGGATATTCCGCGGTCCGTGACGAACTAGAAAAGCAGAGGGCGGTGCTGGAGTAG
- a CDS encoding sugar phosphate isomerase/epimerase, giving the protein MASQIAAQLYTVRDFTKTPDDIKQTMAKVAAIGYEAVQLSALGPMDPAELRQVCDDNGLTICSTHVSFDRMVEDLPGVIADHQAYGCKYPGVGGMSARYTGSADGYREFAKDASAVGLKLQEAGMTFVYHNHSQEFQHFGDTRGMDILFGDSDPVGFQFELDTYWVQHGGASPVAWINKCAGRLPVIHFKDMRITGDRKQYYCEIGQGNLDWAGIIAACEAAQIEWYIVEQDVCERDPFDSLKISFDNLKAMGVE; this is encoded by the coding sequence ATGGCTTCACAGATCGCCGCTCAGCTCTATACCGTCCGTGACTTCACCAAGACCCCCGATGACATCAAGCAGACGATGGCGAAGGTCGCGGCCATCGGCTATGAGGCCGTGCAGCTCTCGGCCCTCGGCCCGATGGACCCCGCCGAGCTGCGCCAGGTGTGCGACGACAACGGCCTCACCATCTGCTCGACCCACGTCAGCTTCGACCGCATGGTCGAGGACCTGCCGGGCGTGATCGCCGACCACCAGGCCTATGGCTGCAAGTACCCCGGCGTCGGCGGCATGAGTGCCCGCTACACCGGCAGCGCCGACGGCTACCGCGAGTTCGCCAAGGACGCCTCGGCGGTGGGCTTGAAGCTGCAGGAAGCCGGCATGACGTTCGTGTACCACAACCACAGCCAGGAGTTCCAGCACTTCGGCGACACGCGCGGGATGGACATCCTCTTCGGCGACAGCGACCCGGTCGGTTTCCAGTTCGAGCTGGACACGTACTGGGTGCAGCACGGCGGCGCCAGCCCCGTGGCGTGGATCAACAAGTGCGCGGGCAGGCTGCCGGTCATCCACTTCAAGGACATGCGCATCACCGGCGACCGCAAGCAGTACTACTGTGAGATCGGGCAGGGCAACCTGGATTGGGCCGGCATCATCGCCGCCTGCGAAGCCGCCCAGATCGAGTGGTACATCGTCGAGCAGGACGTGTGCGAGCGCGACCCGTTCGACAGCCTCAAGATCAGCTTCGACAACCTGAAGGCGATGGGCGTGGAGTAG
- a CDS encoding AMP-binding protein — protein MPIGLPHIAAFWDNTVAKLPNALALVYEDQTLTYAEADALIARLAGHLADVAGVGKGDRVCLALPNCPEFIVAYWATLRLGAVVAPVNTRLRADELQYVLRNCDPKVVVVHEQTAAATCEALAAEGLTPHVLVAGKAGGSAGFQLAPLDLEALGGLEARTTANDIAADDLAVILHTSGTTGVPKGAMMRHSDLLLNVWNAILAHSLRHEDRHLLVIPCFAPTASYSLLASCAYLGAAIIIAPRPQPAEILDLIERHRCTTFIGVPTLFHLVLQEARLASADLSSLRLIAYSGSPMPTRTIRLLRERFPGVALHNFFGLTETISITHVLPSADAAERADSIGKLLPEVYAKIVDEHDVEVPAGEVGELCLRRDNVIPGYWNRPGLLEEAIKDGWFHTGDFARVDAQGYFTVQGRKKEMIIVAGQNVYAHEVELVILQHDGVREVAVVGIPATGARAALGELVKAVVVCQPDVTLRDLDIKRHCAGLLPSYKVPQVVEFREELPRNPTGKVLKRELQ, from the coding sequence ATGCCCATCGGTCTCCCCCACATCGCCGCCTTCTGGGACAACACCGTCGCCAAGCTCCCGAACGCCCTGGCACTCGTGTACGAGGACCAGACGCTCACATACGCCGAGGCGGATGCGCTCATCGCCCGCCTGGCCGGCCATCTGGCCGACGTCGCCGGGGTCGGCAAGGGCGACCGGGTCTGCCTGGCCCTGCCCAACTGCCCGGAGTTCATCGTGGCGTACTGGGCGACGCTGCGGCTCGGGGCGGTCGTGGCTCCGGTGAACACCCGCCTGCGGGCCGATGAGCTGCAGTATGTGCTGAGGAACTGCGACCCGAAGGTCGTCGTCGTGCATGAGCAGACCGCTGCGGCCACGTGCGAGGCGCTGGCGGCGGAGGGGCTGACGCCGCATGTGCTCGTAGCGGGCAAAGCAGGGGGTAGTGCGGGCTTCCAGCTCGCCCCCTTGGACCTGGAGGCCTTAGGCGGGCTGGAAGCCCGCACTACTGCTAACGATATCGCCGCCGATGACCTCGCCGTGATCCTCCACACCTCGGGCACCACCGGCGTCCCCAAGGGCGCGATGATGCGCCACAGCGACTTGCTGCTCAATGTCTGGAACGCCATCCTGGCCCACTCGCTGCGCCATGAGGACCGGCACCTGCTCGTCATCCCGTGCTTCGCGCCGACCGCCTCATACAGCCTCCTGGCCAGTTGCGCGTACCTGGGCGCGGCGATCATCATCGCCCCGCGTCCGCAGCCGGCCGAGATACTCGATCTCATCGAGCGCCACCGCTGCACGACCTTCATCGGCGTGCCCACGCTGTTCCATCTCGTGCTGCAGGAGGCACGCCTGGCGAGCGCGGACCTGTCGTCACTGCGGCTGATCGCCTACAGCGGCTCCCCCATGCCCACGCGCACCATCCGCCTGCTGCGGGAGCGCTTCCCCGGCGTGGCGCTGCACAACTTCTTCGGACTGACCGAGACGATCTCCATCACCCATGTCCTGCCCTCGGCCGACGCCGCCGAGCGGGCCGACTCCATCGGCAAGCTGCTGCCCGAGGTGTACGCGAAGATCGTGGATGAGCATGACGTCGAGGTGCCCGCCGGTGAGGTCGGGGAGCTGTGCCTGCGGCGGGACAACGTGATCCCCGGCTACTGGAACCGGCCGGGGCTGCTGGAGGAGGCCATCAAGGACGGCTGGTTCCACACCGGCGACTTCGCCCGGGTCGACGCGCAGGGGTACTTCACCGTTCAGGGGCGCAAGAAGGAGATGATCATCGTCGCCGGGCAGAACGTGTATGCCCACGAGGTGGAGTTGGTCATCCTGCAGCATGACGGTGTGCGCGAGGTGGCCGTGGTGGGCATCCCGGCGACCGGCGCGCGAGCGGCGCTGGGGGAGCTGGTCAAAGCCGTGGTCGTGTGCCAGCCCGATGTGACGCTGCGCGACCTGGACATCAAGCGCCACTGCGCCGGGCTGCTGCCCAGCTACAAGGTGCCGCAGGTGGTGGAGTTCCGCGAGGAGCTGCCGCGCAACCCGACGGGGAAAGTGCTGAAGCGGGAGCTGCAGTGA
- a CDS encoding acyltransferase: MAHATASVAARPDARPRVLFIDVFKGLLVLGMIYGHAACLLGVREVSVARAVMGILSVFTFPGFLFCFGYATDLAYLSRPLGQVWRRLLVTGLRILLAFYISAACFRLLVSETVLSPAVLGRIVTLSDVAPYSEFLIAFALYMLLALVCFKPIRALLERPPLFWGLMVALLGTTLIPYDRIRSVHLGLLIGTAATPTYPVVQFAPYFLIGAFFHRHQLRVSGRVVALSAICSSVLTTFYLSTHAIPSNYPPSLVWVLGAPLALCLVYRASDALAARRGVVRDAILRFGQNALFGLLASNLMLFALERVWPGHQLQPAGYVIVAVALIVVIYYLLLIVRFVPPPTGE, encoded by the coding sequence ATGGCTCACGCCACCGCCAGCGTTGCCGCACGACCAGACGCTCGGCCGCGGGTCCTGTTCATTGACGTCTTCAAGGGTCTGCTGGTCCTGGGGATGATCTACGGCCACGCGGCGTGCCTGCTCGGTGTGCGTGAGGTGTCCGTGGCCCGCGCCGTCATGGGCATCCTGAGCGTGTTTACGTTCCCGGGGTTCCTGTTCTGCTTCGGGTATGCCACCGACCTGGCCTACCTGAGCCGGCCTCTGGGGCAGGTCTGGCGGCGCCTGCTCGTGACTGGCCTGCGGATTCTCTTGGCCTTCTACATCTCGGCGGCGTGCTTTCGCCTCTTGGTGTCCGAGACCGTGCTGTCGCCGGCGGTGCTGGGGCGTATCGTGACGCTCAGCGATGTGGCACCGTATTCGGAGTTTCTGATCGCCTTTGCCCTCTACATGCTGCTGGCGCTGGTCTGCTTCAAGCCGATCAGGGCCCTGCTGGAGCGCCCGCCGCTGTTCTGGGGGCTGATGGTGGCCCTGCTGGGGACTACGTTGATCCCCTACGACCGCATCCGCTCGGTGCACCTGGGCTTGCTGATCGGGACCGCAGCAACGCCGACGTACCCGGTGGTGCAGTTCGCGCCCTACTTCCTGATTGGCGCCTTCTTCCACCGGCACCAACTTCGGGTCAGTGGCCGCGTCGTCGCTCTGAGCGCGATATGCTCATCGGTCCTGACGACGTTCTATCTGTCAACACACGCCATTCCGTCGAACTACCCGCCCAGCCTGGTGTGGGTGTTGGGCGCGCCGCTGGCGTTGTGCCTGGTCTATCGCGCGTCAGACGCGCTGGCCGCCCGCCGTGGGGTGGTGCGCGACGCCATTCTGCGGTTTGGCCAGAATGCGCTGTTCGGTCTGCTGGCCAGCAACCTGATGCTGTTCGCGCTGGAGCGGGTGTGGCCTGGCCATCAGCTTCAGCCGGCTGGGTATGTGATCGTGGCGGTGGCGCTGATCGTCGTCATCTACTATCTCCTGCTCATCGTGCGCTTCGTCCCACCGCCGACCGGGGAGTAG
- a CDS encoding Gfo/Idh/MocA family oxidoreductase — translation MSTTYGVGLIGCGVISSVHFEALKRVPNAKLIATCDIVEQRARDSAEEYGAEAYYTDMDDLLARDDIDYVHITTPSSHHHLASIAASRAGKHSFVTKPMDVTLANIDAMIAAAREADVVLAAVHQFRTYGSYGALRTAIEQGRLGRLRYGNAFVPWWREQSYYTDRWQGTWEFDGGGALMNQSVHWVDLLLWMMGEVESVGGYAATMAHDMETEDIGSAAIQFKSGAQGVLQGTTCTYKGLPTRLSVHGSKGNVIIEADKITHWDVEGEPSLAEPGVLEETSAADPRAGLGDAVGAHALQIEAFLAAIEGRGEPVVPPAEARRAVEFNLAVYQSQRTGCKVKLPL, via the coding sequence ATGTCCACCACCTACGGCGTCGGTCTCATCGGCTGCGGAGTCATCAGCTCGGTGCATTTTGAGGCGCTCAAGCGCGTGCCGAACGCGAAGCTCATCGCGACGTGCGACATCGTGGAGCAGCGTGCCCGGGACAGCGCCGAGGAGTATGGCGCCGAGGCCTACTACACGGACATGGACGACCTGCTGGCTCGCGACGACATTGACTACGTCCACATCACGACCCCCAGCAGTCATCACCACCTCGCCTCCATCGCCGCCTCGCGGGCGGGCAAGCACAGCTTCGTCACCAAGCCCATGGATGTGACGCTGGCGAACATTGACGCGATGATCGCCGCCGCGCGCGAAGCCGATGTGGTGCTGGCGGCAGTCCACCAGTTCCGCACCTACGGCAGCTATGGCGCCCTGCGCACGGCCATCGAGCAAGGCCGCCTGGGCAGGCTCCGCTACGGCAATGCCTTCGTGCCGTGGTGGCGCGAGCAGAGCTACTACACGGACCGCTGGCAGGGCACGTGGGAGTTTGACGGCGGCGGCGCGCTGATGAACCAGTCGGTGCACTGGGTGGACCTGCTGCTGTGGATGATGGGGGAGGTCGAGAGCGTGGGCGGCTATGCGGCCACGATGGCCCACGACATGGAGACCGAGGACATCGGCAGCGCCGCCATCCAGTTCAAATCCGGCGCTCAGGGCGTGTTGCAGGGCACGACCTGCACCTACAAGGGGCTCCCGACCCGCCTGTCTGTCCATGGCTCCAAGGGCAATGTCATCATCGAGGCGGACAAGATCACCCACTGGGACGTGGAGGGTGAGCCGAGCCTGGCCGAGCCGGGGGTGCTCGAGGAGACCTCCGCCGCCGATCCGCGCGCCGGCCTGGGTGATGCCGTCGGCGCCCATGCCCTGCAGATCGAGGCCTTCCTGGCCGCGATCGAGGGCCGGGGCGAGCCGGTCGTCCCGCCCGCCGAAGCCCGCCGCGCCGTCGAGTTCAACCTCGCCGTCTACCAGAGCCAGCGCACCGGCTGCAAGGTGAAGCTGCCGCTCTAG
- a CDS encoding right-handed parallel beta-helix repeat-containing protein, with the protein MRSLPIALLLSLASLTAHAATYRVDGDAGDDANDGLAAPFKTIARGLRDLKPGDTLLLTKLSHPYRESIPVMVHGTREAPIIIDGGGATISGADPAPKDGWTDNGGIWSVAQATKVEFLFGSDCRYEMAKAPDKLKPLEWAWQTGKLYFCPAEGKTPADYDLQMSVRISGIMTSGAGEIIVRNLTAMHFYNDGFNIHQGSSPMWFENIKGLWNGDEGFSCHENCECYVRGAEFSHNYWHGIADVGVARSHYQNMICRDNRSKGIHFIGGMHSVSDAEVSGSPIQIALSASDQQGYPRFEAMPLRTSVTNLRNVAVRSQPDAIGVLLTPNAQAVIEHCVIQGGKTCLQVEEGASAYTLNSILAGGQIAEVLAAGSYGAEANLYFPGRLTIKDTTYQPDQFAAYVAATGNDQKSIVEEPKFVGDTLVTSKASHATGGAFNLYGFGGPDIGLERRQVRPEEPGVAAPLPGATQLAATGGTPQKTERGELISYDFETVNPWGRIYPEPVKNAAGVEVAGKAELSTEQAHGGAKSGKISVTLPPAAPGRYLLKLFSEKMPYTRPVSAVRVWVYGDNSGRQFTLRLRDAGGECFYRAPAVMDWSGWKQIAWDVTAEPPANIIGGNGNRQQDCPPLEVVLDVSAKAGEQFVVYLDDLEVELAK; encoded by the coding sequence ATGAGATCTCTACCCATCGCCCTGCTGCTGTCCCTCGCCTCTCTGACCGCCCATGCCGCTACCTACCGTGTGGATGGCGACGCCGGCGACGACGCCAATGACGGCCTCGCCGCCCCCTTCAAGACGATCGCGCGGGGCCTACGGGACCTCAAGCCCGGAGACACGCTGCTCCTGACGAAGCTGAGCCACCCCTACCGCGAGTCCATTCCGGTGATGGTGCATGGCACGCGCGAGGCGCCGATCATCATTGACGGCGGCGGGGCCACGATCTCGGGTGCGGACCCGGCCCCGAAGGACGGCTGGACGGACAACGGGGGCATATGGTCGGTGGCGCAGGCCACGAAGGTCGAGTTCCTCTTCGGGTCGGACTGCCGCTACGAGATGGCGAAGGCACCGGACAAGCTCAAGCCGCTCGAATGGGCCTGGCAGACGGGCAAGCTGTACTTCTGCCCCGCCGAGGGCAAGACGCCGGCCGACTACGACCTGCAGATGAGTGTGCGCATCTCAGGGATCATGACCAGCGGGGCCGGGGAGATCATCGTCCGCAACCTGACCGCCATGCACTTCTACAACGACGGGTTCAACATCCACCAGGGCAGCTCGCCCATGTGGTTCGAGAACATCAAGGGCCTGTGGAACGGTGACGAGGGCTTCAGCTGCCACGAGAACTGCGAGTGCTACGTGCGCGGGGCGGAGTTCTCGCACAACTACTGGCACGGCATTGCGGATGTCGGCGTCGCCCGTTCTCACTACCAGAACATGATCTGCCGCGACAACCGCTCCAAGGGCATCCATTTCATCGGCGGGATGCACTCGGTGAGCGACGCGGAGGTCAGTGGCAGCCCGATCCAGATCGCTCTGAGCGCCTCGGACCAGCAGGGATACCCGCGCTTTGAGGCGATGCCGCTGCGCACGAGCGTGACCAACCTGCGCAACGTCGCGGTGCGGTCGCAGCCCGACGCGATCGGTGTGCTACTCACCCCCAACGCGCAGGCCGTGATCGAGCACTGCGTCATCCAGGGCGGCAAGACGTGCCTGCAGGTCGAGGAGGGCGCCTCGGCCTACACGCTCAACTCGATCCTCGCCGGGGGGCAGATCGCCGAGGTGCTCGCTGCCGGCTCGTACGGGGCCGAGGCGAACCTGTACTTCCCCGGCCGGCTGACGATCAAGGACACGACTTACCAGCCCGACCAGTTCGCCGCCTATGTCGCTGCCACCGGAAACGACCAGAAGAGCATCGTCGAGGAGCCGAAGTTCGTCGGCGACACGCTCGTCACGAGCAAGGCCAGCCACGCGACGGGGGGAGCGTTCAACCTCTACGGTTTCGGCGGGCCGGACATCGGCCTGGAGCGGCGGCAAGTTCGGCCGGAGGAGCCCGGCGTGGCGGCCCCACTTCCCGGCGCGACCCAACTCGCTGCCACAGGCGGCACGCCACAGAAGACCGAGAGAGGGGAGCTGATCAGCTACGACTTCGAGACCGTCAACCCGTGGGGGCGGATCTACCCCGAGCCGGTCAAGAACGCCGCGGGGGTGGAGGTTGCCGGCAAGGCGGAGCTGTCCACGGAGCAGGCCCACGGCGGAGCGAAGTCGGGCAAGATCAGCGTGACGCTGCCGCCGGCCGCGCCGGGACGCTACCTGCTCAAGCTCTTCTCGGAGAAAATGCCGTACACGCGGCCGGTGTCGGCGGTGCGCGTGTGGGTGTATGGCGACAACTCCGGGCGCCAGTTCACGCTGCGCCTCCGCGACGCCGGCGGCGAGTGTTTCTACCGGGCGCCGGCGGTCATGGACTGGAGCGGCTGGAAGCAGATCGCGTGGGACGTCACCGCGGAGCCGCCAGCCAACATCATCGGGGGGAACGGCAACAGGCAGCAGGACTGCCCCCCGCTGGAGGTCGTCCTGGATGTGAGCGCGAAGGCCGGCGAGCAGTTCGTCGTGTACCTGGACGACCTGGAAGTGGAACTGGCGAAGTGA
- a CDS encoding FecR family protein, with the protein MFGRKKKKAPQTDEALLSDALGDLLKDQQVKEKRKRRRQWLRWPEWLDRRVAIGLAVVVIVIIADAVRRENEEFYAVVTQAVGTVTVTTRDLPQARAPQLNEKLPDYSTIKTGPASWAELSFPDGSKVVLDANADLRIKLLEYHRGGKWRSRSFLLSSGRLIARITDNFGKESEMRVYTPACVAAARGTRFSVSADAAGAAARTVVGDGIVEVQGFTGKRMFVRGKGDCSAVAGGTPTQPAFAPAADLNAFRSRAMVQIVRTDPWYKQAELTITQTLDAPLTILGIGKCSWAVGAADFARRAGAQEALRKIHVNLEGDTNFPLWVNPATLKELGIQEQGGVESLLKNFDGAAIESYWSDGKRFQITARGRDRHKTRYQLDASGVHRAENQD; encoded by the coding sequence ATGTTCGGCCGGAAGAAGAAGAAAGCGCCGCAGACCGATGAAGCGTTGCTCAGCGACGCTCTCGGCGATCTGCTTAAGGACCAGCAAGTCAAGGAGAAGCGTAAGCGGCGGCGTCAGTGGCTCCGTTGGCCCGAATGGCTCGACAGGCGGGTGGCCATCGGTCTGGCCGTCGTCGTCATCGTCATCATCGCCGATGCCGTGCGTCGTGAGAACGAGGAGTTCTACGCCGTCGTCACGCAGGCCGTGGGGACCGTCACTGTCACGACCCGCGATCTGCCCCAGGCGCGTGCGCCGCAGCTCAATGAGAAGCTGCCGGACTACTCGACCATCAAGACCGGCCCGGCCTCATGGGCCGAGCTGTCCTTCCCCGATGGCAGCAAGGTTGTGCTGGACGCCAACGCCGACCTGCGCATCAAGCTGCTGGAGTACCACCGCGGCGGCAAGTGGCGGTCGCGCTCCTTCCTGCTCAGCTCCGGTCGCCTCATCGCTCGCATCACCGACAACTTCGGCAAGGAGTCCGAGATGCGGGTGTACACGCCGGCCTGCGTGGCCGCTGCCCGCGGCACGCGCTTCAGCGTCTCCGCCGACGCGGCCGGCGCCGCGGCCCGCACGGTTGTCGGTGACGGTATCGTGGAAGTGCAGGGCTTCACGGGCAAGCGCATGTTCGTCCGCGGCAAGGGCGACTGCAGCGCCGTCGCCGGCGGCACCCCGACCCAGCCCGCCTTCGCCCCCGCCGCCGACCTGAACGCCTTCCGCAGCCGCGCCATGGTGCAGATCGTCCGCACCGACCCCTGGTACAAGCAGGCTGAGCTGACGATCACCCAGACCCTCGACGCGCCGCTGACCATCCTGGGGATCGGCAAGTGTAGCTGGGCCGTCGGTGCCGCGGACTTCGCCCGTCGCGCGGGCGCCCAGGAGGCGCTGCGCAAGATCCACGTCAACCTCGAGGGCGACACAAACTTCCCGCTGTGGGTCAACCCGGCGACCCTGAAGGAGTTGGGCATTCAGGAGCAGGGCGGGGTGGAGAGCCTGCTCAAGAACTTCGACGGGGCCGCGATCGAGAGCTACTGGTCGGATGGCAAGCGCTTCCAGATCACTGCGCGCGGGCGCGACCGGCACAAGACCCGCTACCAACTGGACGCCTCCGGCGTGCACCGCGCCGAGAATCAGGACTAG